Proteins from a genomic interval of Lolium perenne isolate Kyuss_39 chromosome 1, Kyuss_2.0, whole genome shotgun sequence:
- the LOC127296593 gene encoding uncharacterized protein isoform X1 has translation MPAAAASAAVTASYTNYIPDSVKTFVSDLYRYIRDGDASGTLALYDETFHRLCAGPYRAAPWPPAEAVAACCDNDQFFLILYRELTFRHAHARLPGLLTLKHRADSWDNYCSLFAVVLQGVVDAQLPDKWLWDMVDEFVYQFQRFCQYRAKLKDKSQDQINLLKRFDQAWDVYGVLNYLKALVEKSMIREILEREKEGLEHSTMQNDNDGGSNVLKMLGYYSMIGLLRVHCLIGDYSTGLKCLSPIDINQQGVYTTVIESCISTIYHYGFANIMMHRYSDAIYQFNRILLYMLKYKEYHQKSPQYDLLLKKNEQMYALLAICLSLCPQTNLIDENVSIELKGKYGTQMTKMLRCDGEKYYDELFSFACPKFIDASPSVFYNQDTYRLQLKLFLAEVKQQQLLLGVRSFLKLFSVITIGKLAHHMGSNETSVREILMAYAHKTHAVDNDGHIISNADFDFYIDEDTIHATEPKSIKHHNDYFLKHILKFEEVIGELAQLQSY, from the exons atgcccgccgccgccgcctctgctGCGGTCACGGCGTCCTACACCAACTACATCCCCGACTCCGTCAAGACCTTCGTCTCCGACCTCTACCGCTACATCCGCGACGGCGACGCGAGCGGGACCCTCGCGCTGTACGACGAGACCTTCCACCGCCTCTGCGCCGGCCCCTACCGCGCCGCCCCGTGGCCGCCCGCCGAGGCCGTCGCGGCCTGCTGCGACAACGACCAGTTCTTCCTCATCCTCTACCGCGAGCTCACGTTCCGCCACGCCCACGCGCGCCTCCCGGGCCTCCTCACCCTCAAGCACCGCGCCGACTCCTGGGACAACTACTGCTCCCTCTTCGCCGTCGTCCTCCAGGGCGTCGTCGACGCGCAGTTGCCCGACAAGTGGCTCTGGGACATGGTCGACGAGTTCGTCTACCAGTTCCAGAGGTTCTGCCAGTACCGCGCCAAGCTCAAGGACAAGTCCCAGGACCAGATCAACCTACTCAAGCGCTTCGACCAG GCATGGGATGTGTATGGGGTTCTCAATTACTTGAAGGCACTGGTGGAGAAGTCGATGATCAGAGAGATCTTGGAGAGGGAAAAGGAGGGACTTGAGCACTCCACGATGCAGAACGACAACGATGGTGGGAGCAATGTGTTGAAGATGCTGGGGTATTACAGCATGATTGGGCTGCTCAGGGTGCATTGCCTGATAGGGGATTACTCTACTGGGCTCAAGTGCTTGTCGCCTATAGATATTAACCAGCAGGGTGTCTACACCACTGTGATTGAGAGCTGCATTTCCACTATCTACCACTATGGTTTTGCCAACATCATGATGCACAG GTATTCTGACGCGATATATCAGTTCAACAGAATTCTGCTGTATATGCTAAAGTATAAGGAATACCACCAGAAGTCTCCGCAATATGACCTGCTACTGAAGAAGAATGAGCAGATGTATGCACTTTTAGCGATCTGCCTCTCATTGTGCCCACAGACCAATCtaatagatgaaaatgttagtaTTGAGCTGAAGGGAAAGTATGGTACCCAAATGACAAAGATGCTTAGATGTGATGGGGAGAAATATTATGATGAACTCTTTTCCTTTGCCTGCCCCAAGTTCATTGATGCATCGCCCTCAGTTTTCTACAACCAG GATACATATCGTCTTCAATTGAAGCTGTTTCTTGCTGAAGTGAAGCAACAACAGTTACTTCTTGGTGTCAGAAGCTTTCTAAAGTTGTTTTCAGTGATAACCATTGGTAAACTCGCCCATCACATGGGATCGAATGAGACCAGTGTAAGG GAAATCCTTATGGCGTACGCACACAAAACACATGCAGTTGACAATGATGGACATATCATATCCAATGCAGACTTTGACTTCTATATTGACGAG GACACAATTCATGCTACTGAACCCAAGTCAATCAAGCACCACAATGATTACTTTTTGAAGCATATTTTGAAG TTTGAGGAAGTGATTGGCGAGTTGGCTCAATTACAAAGTTACTGA
- the LOC127296593 gene encoding uncharacterized protein isoform X2 → MPAAAASAAVTASYTNYIPDSVKTFVSDLYRYIRDGDASGTLALYDETFHRLCAGPYRAAPWPPAEAVAACCDNDQFFLILYRELTFRHAHARLPGLLTLKHRADSWDNYCSLFAVVLQGVVDAQLPDKWLWDMVDEFVYQFQRFCQYRAKLKDKSQDQINLLKRFDQAWDVYGVLNYLKALVEKSMIREILEREKEGLEHSTMQNDNDGGSNVLKMLGYYSMIGLLRVHCLIGDYSTGLKCLSPIDINQQGVYTTVIESCISTIYHYGFANIMMHRYSDAIYQFNRILLYMLKYKEYHQKSPQYDLLLKKNEQMYALLAICLSLCPQTNLIDENVSIELKGKYGTQMTKMLRCDGEKYYDELFSFACPKFIDASPSVFYNQDTYRLQLKLFLAEVKQQQLLLGVRSFLKLFSVITIGKLAHHMGSNETSVRTQFMLLNPSQSSTTMITF, encoded by the exons atgcccgccgccgccgcctctgctGCGGTCACGGCGTCCTACACCAACTACATCCCCGACTCCGTCAAGACCTTCGTCTCCGACCTCTACCGCTACATCCGCGACGGCGACGCGAGCGGGACCCTCGCGCTGTACGACGAGACCTTCCACCGCCTCTGCGCCGGCCCCTACCGCGCCGCCCCGTGGCCGCCCGCCGAGGCCGTCGCGGCCTGCTGCGACAACGACCAGTTCTTCCTCATCCTCTACCGCGAGCTCACGTTCCGCCACGCCCACGCGCGCCTCCCGGGCCTCCTCACCCTCAAGCACCGCGCCGACTCCTGGGACAACTACTGCTCCCTCTTCGCCGTCGTCCTCCAGGGCGTCGTCGACGCGCAGTTGCCCGACAAGTGGCTCTGGGACATGGTCGACGAGTTCGTCTACCAGTTCCAGAGGTTCTGCCAGTACCGCGCCAAGCTCAAGGACAAGTCCCAGGACCAGATCAACCTACTCAAGCGCTTCGACCAG GCATGGGATGTGTATGGGGTTCTCAATTACTTGAAGGCACTGGTGGAGAAGTCGATGATCAGAGAGATCTTGGAGAGGGAAAAGGAGGGACTTGAGCACTCCACGATGCAGAACGACAACGATGGTGGGAGCAATGTGTTGAAGATGCTGGGGTATTACAGCATGATTGGGCTGCTCAGGGTGCATTGCCTGATAGGGGATTACTCTACTGGGCTCAAGTGCTTGTCGCCTATAGATATTAACCAGCAGGGTGTCTACACCACTGTGATTGAGAGCTGCATTTCCACTATCTACCACTATGGTTTTGCCAACATCATGATGCACAG GTATTCTGACGCGATATATCAGTTCAACAGAATTCTGCTGTATATGCTAAAGTATAAGGAATACCACCAGAAGTCTCCGCAATATGACCTGCTACTGAAGAAGAATGAGCAGATGTATGCACTTTTAGCGATCTGCCTCTCATTGTGCCCACAGACCAATCtaatagatgaaaatgttagtaTTGAGCTGAAGGGAAAGTATGGTACCCAAATGACAAAGATGCTTAGATGTGATGGGGAGAAATATTATGATGAACTCTTTTCCTTTGCCTGCCCCAAGTTCATTGATGCATCGCCCTCAGTTTTCTACAACCAG GATACATATCGTCTTCAATTGAAGCTGTTTCTTGCTGAAGTGAAGCAACAACAGTTACTTCTTGGTGTCAGAAGCTTTCTAAAGTTGTTTTCAGTGATAACCATTGGTAAACTCGCCCATCACATGGGATCGAATGAGACCAGTGTAAG GACACAATTCATGCTACTGAACCCAAGTCAATCAAGCACCACAATGATTACTTTTTGA